A genomic window from Anthonomus grandis grandis chromosome 4, icAntGran1.3, whole genome shotgun sequence includes:
- the LOC126734843 gene encoding uncharacterized protein LOC126734843 isoform X2, with translation MSKRLSVHRSRSPSRVKKADPSINKVLSYLENMNKRLQNIEKINKIRSRSRSGPSTRKRLRRISTSSSSSHESRSSSLSRCISNPTSPGSLIMDRSTDNEADTAQENILVTEGAESNFAAEEHTSPQNNALLSDDVVAILGPKDFNIKKYGPSLHDDLALRWDKLLAEGLSDEDKRKLCEAHLPPKNLSAMAAPKLNPLIEKAVSPSNVSRDNRLAAEQQQVAATLAAIGQLFSSVLSEEGGGNRQHISLLNDTSKLLLDLFHQQSKTRRALIAVNLNQEFQEANKENITPDGFLFGENLEERLKAAKNLEVSGKILKPKPNKTSYKKPLNSKAPSRQQRGTTRREGNPRQYRPVPKYPTQHRAYNTVMNNNPQRKRAVRRWQT, from the exons ATGTCTAAAAGATTGTCAGTACATCGGTCTCGTAGCCCTTCCCGAGTTAAGAAAGCAGATCCTTCTATTAATAAGGTATTAAGTTACCTCGAAAATATGAACAAACGATTACAAAATATcgaaaagataaataaaattcgaAGTCGTAGTCGTAGTGGTCCGAGTACGCGTAAGCGGCTTCGTCGGATCTCTACATCTTCGTCTTCTTCGCATGAATCGCGCAGTTCGTCTTTGTCTCGCTGTATAAGCAACCCGACATCCCCAGGATCGCTGATAATGGATAGGTCCACCGATAACGAGGCGGACACCGCCcaggaaaatattttggttACAGAGGGAGCTGAATCGAATTTTGCCG ccGAAGAGCATACTTCTCCTCAAAATAATGCCTTACTGTCAGACGATGTTGTTGCCATTTTGGGACCTAaagattttaacataaaaaaatatggccCTAGTCTACATGACGATCTAGCTTTGCGGTGGGACAAGCTATTAGCTGAAGGTTTGTCAGACGAAGACAAAAGGAAACTATGTGAGGCTCATCTTCCACCTAAAAATTTATCGGCCATGGCAGCGCCAAAACTCAATCCACTAATCGAAAAGGCTGTGTCTCCCTCAAATGTGTCGAGAGACAATCGCTTGGCTGCAGAACAACAGCAGGTGGCTGCAACTTTGGCTGCTATAGGGCAACTTTTTAGTTCGGTTCTGTCGGAAGAGGGGGGCGGTAATCGCCAGCACATTAGTTTGCTTAATGATACAAGTAAATTACTCCTAGATCTTTTTCATCAACAATCGAAAACTCGTAGAGCTTTAATTGccgtaaatttaaatcaagaatttcaaGAGGCAAACAAGGAAAATATTACCCCAGATGGTTTTTTGTTTGGAGAGAATTTGGAGGAGCGGCTTAAAGCCGCTAAGAATCTGGAGGTTTCCGGAAAGATACTTAAACCGAAGCCAAACAAAACTTCatataaaaagcctttaaactCCAAGGCCCCTTCTCGGCAACAGCGAGGGACGACACGTCGAGAGGGGAACCCGCGTCAATACCGACCAGTGCCCAAATATCCAACCCAGCACAGGGCTTACAATACAGTGATGAACAACAACCCTCAACGCAAGCGAGCAGTTCGACGTTGGCAAACCTAA
- the LOC126734843 gene encoding uncharacterized protein LOC126734843 isoform X1 produces MEDNRTVKNLIKKNCFMCKIDLRDAYFLISVHRKYRRYLRFKFNGVIYEFNCLPFGLNIAPYVFTKLMKPIFSFLRARGFLSVVFLDDILLIGNTYAECLTNRNETLDLLLKLGFVPNYEKSILIPSQVIQYIGFIYSSIDMSVSLPQDKVSSTLELVSKFLLLEKCSIRDFARMLGKVTSICPGIKYGWLYTKYFERQKFLALQSSNENYNATMKILPLLYEDFQWWIKNLPKAKNFIQIDSFAIEIFSDASSTGWGISCLGKKSRGFWSVVEKEYHINYLELLAVFFGLKCFASHLSNCNILCRVDNTTALAYINKMGSVQYPKLNNLSRTIWQWCEERNLFLYASYIKSIDNWEADHESRSLATETEWALDLPAFMKISSSFGEPEIDLFASRTNAKCGKFVSWLRDPESIAIDAFTLNWNQLKFYAFPPFALILRVLNKIISDNARGILVVPLWTAQPWYPVFLSLLEREPIIFAPYKNLMSFNSTPHPLWRKTTLAAGIVSAKH; encoded by the coding sequence ATGGAGGATAACCGTAcagtaaaaaatttgattaagaaaaattgtttcatGTGTAAAATAGACCTTAGGGATGcatattttctaatttcagTTCACAGAAAATATAGAAGGTAtttgagatttaaatttaatggggTCATTTATGAATTCAATTGTCTGCCATTTGGTCTCAATATAGCGCCTTATGTGTTCACTAAATTAATGAAACCTATATTTAGTTTTCTAAGAGCGAGAGGCTTTCTCTCGGTGGTTTTTTTAGATGACATTTTGCTTATTGGTAACACTTATGCAGAATGTTTAACTAATCGGAATGAGACTTTGGATCTCTTACTTAAATTAGGGTTTGTGCCTAACTATGAGAAAAGTATCTTGATTCCTTCCCAGGTAATTCAGTATATTGGCTTTATTTATAGTTCGATAGATATGTCAGTAAGCCTTCCTCAAGATAAAGTTTCAAGCACCCTAGAACTGGtttcaaaattcttattattagaaaaatgtaGTATTAGAGACTTTGCCAGAATGCTAGGGAAAGTAACATCTATTTGTCCTGGTATTAAATATGGTTGGCTATACACAAAGTATTTTGAGCGCCAAAAATTTCTAGCATTGCAGAGTTCAAATGAAAACTATAATGCAACAATGAAAATTCTACCATTACTCTATGAGGATTTTCAGTGGTGGATTAAAAACTTACCAAAGGcgaaaaactttattcaaattgaCTCGTTTgcaatagaaatattttcagatgcATCTTCTACAGGCTGGGGCATTAGCTGTTTAGGCAAAAAATCGCGGGGGTTCTGGTCAGTAGTTGAAAAAGAATATCATATAAATTATCTGGAATTACTAGCTGTTTTCTTTGGACTCAAGTGTTTTGCCAGCCATCTGTCAAATTGCAACATTCTGTGCCGTGTCGATAATACTACAGCATTAGCATATATCAATAAAATGGGCAGTGTACAATACCCTAAACTCAATAATCTTTCACGCACTATATGGCAATGGTGTGaggaaagaaatttatttttatacgcGTCTTATATAAAATCTATAGACAACTGGGAAGCGGATCATGAATCTCGTAGTTTGGCAACAGAGACTGAATGGGCTCTGGATCTACCAGCATTTATGAAGATATCTTCATCTTTTGGCGAACCAGAAATTGATCTATTTGCATCTAGAACAAACGCAAAGTGCGGGAAATTTGTTTCATGGCTGAGGGATCCAGAGAGCATTGCAATAGATGCATTCACACTAAATTGGAATCAGCTTAAATTCTATGCATTCCCACCATTTGCCTTAATCCTAAGAGTGCTTAACAAAATAATCTCTGACAATGCAAGAGGTATTTTAGTGGTGCCTCTCTGGACAGCTCAGCCTTGGTATCCTGTTTTTCTCTCACTTCTAGAGAGAGAACCTATAATTTTTGCACCCTATAAAAATCTAATGTCTTTCAACAGCACACCACACCCCCTTTGGAGAAAAACTACCCTGGCAGCAGGGATTGTATCAGCGAAGCATTGA